Proteins from one Palaemon carinicauda isolate YSFRI2023 chromosome 44, ASM3689809v2, whole genome shotgun sequence genomic window:
- the Hcf gene encoding host cell factor 2 isoform X4: MAVAAPMLKWKRVTNTTGPQPRPRHGHRAVAIKDLMVVFGGGNEGIVDELHVYNTATNQWFVPPVKGDVPPGCAAYGFVVDGTRILVFGGMVEYGKYSNELYELQASRWEWKRVKPRPPRNGPPPCPRLGHSFTIIGNKVYLFGGLANDSEDPKNNIPKYLNDLYTLELRPNSSVMSWDIPDTYGVPPPPRESHTGVAYMSKDKPKLVIYGGMSGTRLGDLWILDINTMTWERPTVSGAHPLPRSLHSATLLGNKMFVFGGWVPLVLEELKGPNNEKSEWKCTNTLACLNLENMAWENAMMEKFEDQMPRARAGHCSVGIHSRLFVWSGRDGYRKAWNNQVCCKDLWYLETSVPGSPGRVQLVRASTTTLEVCWGSTPTADAYLLQIQKYDIPTPVTTVATPTTPTSSPATPSIPASPANKPITLTQTVLRPSTPGAITSMTPTSPQTVRAGGNIVRVRTPGAGQIKVIGASGQTTQILRAGLPATTAATTPGGMSGIAALAAAAAATQKITTNTGSATSPTSVKVVQPNTLVTSQGVKVATSLAGQTVRLVSPSCQVLNTQGATVTGQGGKQFILQKSGVAGSQPQIVTLVKTSKGLTPMSKVNLVQSKPGVGGQGATIVKLVTTQAAGAGKPIMTTSTTQSGQILSLQGGTPTTVKTAVQGQNIVIAKQQLGTATVGGKQTIVITKPGAAGASGIRPQTSQIIVVTTASAIRTLQTTTTTTLAGGQPAQVPAGGGGVKMVVVSSGGASGSTTTQSATKPMTITVAGQAGQQAGANTKTVTIAAKSGTPSTTTTLLNTGSGQIIAVPAQGLLQSGQQALTIGGKPVTVQVTTAGGQKTVTLVTSQASNSANSTATSSCTTTSSANQPSTSITGSGDGPVTSDAALAALAAEAGLIMPTGEGEQTEQTAAVASSSQDQNEAANSSAQNVSEGQIMEGTQSNEIVKSNVNTEVMEDGEAKKVEGISAASNDNGESTIKQEPMDTENTGEINNAGTSGVEGGETTDPLATLASAAINSSMSTTTAIKTEDTATTLANGIKQEPGELKKPETEWYDVGIIRGTVCTVQAYYLPSETDAHKNESYTDAEGEVTERKASGIEVKLQPGTAYKFRVAGINACGRGSWSEVSAFKTCLPGYPGAPSAIKISKSSEGAHLSWEPPQNAAGDIVEYSVYLAIRNAATQQQETSSGGAHLAFMRVYCGAINQCTVLNTQLAAAHIDTTNKPAIIFRIAARNDKGYGPATQVRWLQDSVTGSSAGGPKIVMRRPASDNRSPVAVKKFKADDSAL, encoded by the exons CAACCAATCAGTGGTTTGTACCGCCAGTGAAAGGTGATGTACCACCAGGATGTGCTGCATATGGGTTTGTCGTGGATGGCACACGAATTCTGGTATTTGGTGGGATGGTTGAATATGGCAAATACAG CAATGAGTTGTATGAGCTTCAAGCTTCCAGATGGGAATGGAAAAGGGTGAAACCTCGACCTCCTCGCAATGGTCCGCCACCCTGTCCAAGATTGGGCCATTCATTCACCATCATCGGCAATAAAGTTTATCTTTTTGGTGGTCTAGCAAATGACAGTGAAGACCCCAAAAATAATATTCCAAA GTACCTGAATGACCTGTATACTTTGGAGCTGCGGCCCAATTCCAGTGTTATGTCATGGGACATCCCCGACACTTATGGTGTTCCTCCTCCACCTAGAGAATCGCACACGGGGGTTGCGTACATGAGTAAAGATAAGCCTAAACTTGTTATATATGGAGGAATGAGTGGTACAAGATTGGGAGACCTTTGGATACTTGATATCA ATACAATGACGTGGGAGCGGCCTACAGTTAGTGGTGCACATCCCCTTCCACGATCTTTACACTCTGCCACTTTGTTAGGCAACAAAATGTTTGTGTTTGGGGGATGGGTCCCTCTTGTTTTAGAAGAACTAAAGGGACCAAACAATGAAAAGTCTGAATGGAAATGCACCAATACTCTGGCTTGTCTTAATTTAG AAAATATGGCTTGGGAGAATGCAATGATGGAGAAATTTGAAGATCAAATGCCTCGTGCCAGGGCTGGTCATTGTTCTGTTGGAATTCATTCCCGTCTATTTGTTTGGTCAGGAAGAGATGGGTATAGAAAAGCTTGGAACAACCAG GTATGTTGCAAAGATTTATGGTACCTAGAGACCAGTGTTCCTGGCTCACCTGGTAGAGTACAACTTGTAAGGGCATCAACTACTACATTGGAAGTTTGTTGGGGATCTACGCCTACGGCAGATGCATACCTTCTTCAG ATCCAAAAGTATGATATACCTACACCTGTAACAACTGTGGCAACACCAACAACTCCAACCAGCTCACCAGCTACTCCTAGTATACCTGCGTCTCCGGCCAACAAACCCATAACTCTCACCCAGACCGTTTTGAGACCAAGCACTCCTGGTGCCATCACTTCCATGACACCAACTTCTCCACAAACCGTAAGAG CTGGAGGGAATATTGTCAGAGTGCGAACACCTGGGGCTGGTCAAATTAAAGTGATTGGGGCAAGTGGACAAACTACACAAATTCTTAGGGCTGGTCTCCCAGCTACAACTGCCGCCACCACTCCGGGAGGGATGTCAGGCATTGCTGCTTTGGCGGCAGCAGCAGCTGCTACCCAGAAGATTACAACCAATACTGGATCAGCGACATCCCCTACCTCAGTCAAAGTAGTGCAACCCAATACCCTAGTGACATCACAGGGGGTTAAGGTTGCTACAAGTCTTGCAGGACAAACTGTCAGATTAGTTTCACCTTCTTGTCAG GTTTTAAACACTCAGGGGGCTACTGTGACTGGACAAGGAGGAAAACAGTTCATTTTGCAGAAGAGTGGGGTAGCTGGTTCACAACCACAGATTGTGACCTTGGTCAAGACCAGTAAAGGTCTTACTCCT ATGTCCAAAGTTAATCTTGTTCAGAGTAAACCTGGTGTGGGTGGACAAGGAGCAACTATAGTTAAACTTGTGACCACTCAAGCAGCAGGTGCTGGCAAACCCATCATGACAACATCAACTACTCAATCTGGCCAGATCCTGAGCCTTCAAGGCGGCACTCCAACCACCGTGAAAACTGCTGTACAAGGGCAGAATATTGTAATAGCAAAACAACAG CTTGGTACCGCAACTGTTGGAGGGAAGCAGACTATTGTTATAACCAAACCCGGAGCAGCTGGTGCAAGTGGAATCAGACCTCAAACATCACAAATTATTGTTGTAACAACTGCCTCTGCTATCAGAACACTGCAAACCACAACTACAACTACATTAGCTGGAGGACAGCCTGCTCAG GTGCctgctggtggtggtggtgtgaAAATGGTAGTGGTATCATCTGGGGGTGCTAGTGGCAGCACAACTACCCAGTCTGCCACAAAGCCCATGACCATTACGGTGGCAGGGCAGGCCGGGCAGCAGGCTGGTGCCAACACCAAGACAGTCACCATAGCTGCCAAGTCTGGCACACCTAGTACCACCACAACTCTCCTCAACACTGGGTCAGGCCAGATCATTGCTGTTCCTGCCCAGGGTTTGCTGCAATCAGGGCAGCAG gCCTTGACTATTGGGGGTAAACCTGTAACAGTACAAGTAACAACTGCTGGTGGCCAGAAAACAGTAACTCTGGTGACTTCGCAAGCAAGTAACAGTGCAAATTCTACAGCAACTTCAAGTTGTACCACAACATCATCTGCAAATCAACCTTCCACTTCAATCACTGGTTCTGGCGATGGACCAGTGACCTCCGATGCTGCTTTAGCAGCTTTGGCAGCAGAAGCTGGCCTTATTATGCCAACAGGGGAGGGTGAGCAAACTGAGCAGACAGCTGCAGTAGCCTCATCTTCCCAAGACCAGAATGAAGCAGCTAATAGTTCAGCACAAAATGTGTCAGAAGGACAAATTATGGAAGGTACACAATCTAATGAAATTGTAAAATCTAATGTAAATACAGAAGTCATGGAAGATGGTGAAGCCAAAAAAGTAGAAGGAATTAGCGCAGCCTCAAATGACAACGGAGAAAGTACAATAAAACAAGAGCCAATGGACACAGAAAACACCGGAGAAATCAATAATGCAGGTACTTCAGGTGTAGAAGGTGGAGAGACTACAGATCCTTTAGCTACGTTAGCATCTGCAGCTATTAATTCGTCTATGAGTACAACAACGGCTATAAAAACTGAAGATACAGCTACAACCCTTGCAAATGGCATTAAACAAGAGCCT GGTGAACTAAAGAAACCAGAAACTGAATGGTATGATGTGGGAATAATTAGAGGGACTGTGTGTACTGTCCAAGCCTATTATCTGCCAAGTGAAACTGATGCCCACAAAAATGAATCTTATACTGATGCTGAAGGTGAAGTTACTGAAAGGAAGGCCAGTGGCATAGAGGTTAAGCTACAGCCAGGCACTGCCTATAAGTTTAGAGTTGCAGGAATCAATGCTTGTGGCAGAGGCTCTTGGAGTGAAGTGTCTGCTTTTAAGACATGTCTGCCAGGTTACCCTGGTGCTCCATCAGCTATAAAAatctccaaatcctctgaaggagCACATTTATCTTGGGAGCCACCTCAGAATGCAGCAGGAGACATTGTTGAATATTCAGTGTATTTGGCCATCAGAAATGCAGCTACTCAGCAGCAG GAGACCAGTAGTGGTGGTGCACACCTAGCGTTTATGCGTGTGTATTGTGGCGCCATCAACCAGTGCACGGTGTTAAATACACAATTAGCTGCAGCACATATTGACACCACTAACAAACCTGCCATTATATTTAGAATAGCAGCAAGAAACGACAAAGGTTATGGTCCTGCTACACAAGTCAGATGGTTACAAG
- the Hcf gene encoding host cell factor 2 isoform X5 → MAVAAPMLKWKRVTNTTGPQPRPRHGHRAVAIKDLMVVFGGGNEGIVDELHVYNTATNQWFVPPVKGDVPPGCAAYGFVVDGTRILVFGGMVEYGKYSNELYELQASRWEWKRVKPRPPRNGPPPCPRLGHSFTIIGNKVYLFGGLANDSEDPKNNIPKYLNDLYTLELRPNSSVMSWDIPDTYGVPPPPRESHTGVAYMSKDKPKLVIYGGMSGTRLGDLWILDINTMTWERPTVSGAHPLPRSLHSATLLGNKMFVFGGWVPLVLEELKGPNNEKSEWKCTNTLACLNLENMAWENAMMEKFEDQMPRARAGHCSVGIHSRLFVWSGRDGYRKAWNNQVCCKDLWYLETSVPGSPGRVQLVRASTTTLEVCWGSTPTADAYLLQIQKYDIPTPVTTVATPTTPTSSPATPSIPASPANKPITLTQTVLRPSTPGAITSMTPTSPQTVRAAGGNIVRVRTPGAGQIKVIGASGQTTQILRAGLPATTAATTPGGMSGIAALAAAAAATQKITTNTGSATSPTSVKVVQPNTLVTSQGVKVATSLAGQTVRLVSPSCQVLNTQGATVTGQGGKQFILQKSGVAGSQPQIVTLVKTSKGLTPMSKVNLVQSKPGVGGQGATIVKLVTTQAAGAGKPIMTTSTTQSGQILSLQGGTPTTVKTAVQGQNIVIAKQQLGTATVGGKQTIVITKPGAAGASGIRPQTSQIIVVTTASAIRTLQTTTTTTLAGGQPAQALTIGGKPVTVQVTTAGGQKTVTLVTSQASNSANSTATSSCTTTSSANQPSTSITGSGDGPVTSDAALAALAAEAGLIMPTGEGEQTEQTAAVASSSQDQNEAANSSAQNVSEGQIMEGTQSNEIVKSNVNTEVMEDGEAKKVEGISAASNDNGESTIKQEPMDTENTGEINNAGTSGVEGGETTDPLATLASAAINSSMSTTTAIKTEDTATTLANGIKQEPGELKKPETEWYDVGIIRGTVCTVQAYYLPSETDAHKNESYTDAEGEVTERKASGIEVKLQPGTAYKFRVAGINACGRGSWSEVSAFKTCLPGYPGAPSAIKISKSSEGAHLSWEPPQNAAGDIVEYSVYLAIRNAATQQQVRKETSSGGAHLAFMRVYCGAINQCTVLNTQLAAAHIDTTNKPAIIFRIAARNDKGYGPATQVRWLQDSVTGSSAGGPKIVMRRPASDNRSPVAVKKFKADDSAL, encoded by the exons CAACCAATCAGTGGTTTGTACCGCCAGTGAAAGGTGATGTACCACCAGGATGTGCTGCATATGGGTTTGTCGTGGATGGCACACGAATTCTGGTATTTGGTGGGATGGTTGAATATGGCAAATACAG CAATGAGTTGTATGAGCTTCAAGCTTCCAGATGGGAATGGAAAAGGGTGAAACCTCGACCTCCTCGCAATGGTCCGCCACCCTGTCCAAGATTGGGCCATTCATTCACCATCATCGGCAATAAAGTTTATCTTTTTGGTGGTCTAGCAAATGACAGTGAAGACCCCAAAAATAATATTCCAAA GTACCTGAATGACCTGTATACTTTGGAGCTGCGGCCCAATTCCAGTGTTATGTCATGGGACATCCCCGACACTTATGGTGTTCCTCCTCCACCTAGAGAATCGCACACGGGGGTTGCGTACATGAGTAAAGATAAGCCTAAACTTGTTATATATGGAGGAATGAGTGGTACAAGATTGGGAGACCTTTGGATACTTGATATCA ATACAATGACGTGGGAGCGGCCTACAGTTAGTGGTGCACATCCCCTTCCACGATCTTTACACTCTGCCACTTTGTTAGGCAACAAAATGTTTGTGTTTGGGGGATGGGTCCCTCTTGTTTTAGAAGAACTAAAGGGACCAAACAATGAAAAGTCTGAATGGAAATGCACCAATACTCTGGCTTGTCTTAATTTAG AAAATATGGCTTGGGAGAATGCAATGATGGAGAAATTTGAAGATCAAATGCCTCGTGCCAGGGCTGGTCATTGTTCTGTTGGAATTCATTCCCGTCTATTTGTTTGGTCAGGAAGAGATGGGTATAGAAAAGCTTGGAACAACCAG GTATGTTGCAAAGATTTATGGTACCTAGAGACCAGTGTTCCTGGCTCACCTGGTAGAGTACAACTTGTAAGGGCATCAACTACTACATTGGAAGTTTGTTGGGGATCTACGCCTACGGCAGATGCATACCTTCTTCAG ATCCAAAAGTATGATATACCTACACCTGTAACAACTGTGGCAACACCAACAACTCCAACCAGCTCACCAGCTACTCCTAGTATACCTGCGTCTCCGGCCAACAAACCCATAACTCTCACCCAGACCGTTTTGAGACCAAGCACTCCTGGTGCCATCACTTCCATGACACCAACTTCTCCACAAACCGTAAGAG CAGCTGGAGGGAATATTGTCAGAGTGCGAACACCTGGGGCTGGTCAAATTAAAGTGATTGGGGCAAGTGGACAAACTACACAAATTCTTAGGGCTGGTCTCCCAGCTACAACTGCCGCCACCACTCCGGGAGGGATGTCAGGCATTGCTGCTTTGGCGGCAGCAGCAGCTGCTACCCAGAAGATTACAACCAATACTGGATCAGCGACATCCCCTACCTCAGTCAAAGTAGTGCAACCCAATACCCTAGTGACATCACAGGGGGTTAAGGTTGCTACAAGTCTTGCAGGACAAACTGTCAGATTAGTTTCACCTTCTTGTCAG GTTTTAAACACTCAGGGGGCTACTGTGACTGGACAAGGAGGAAAACAGTTCATTTTGCAGAAGAGTGGGGTAGCTGGTTCACAACCACAGATTGTGACCTTGGTCAAGACCAGTAAAGGTCTTACTCCT ATGTCCAAAGTTAATCTTGTTCAGAGTAAACCTGGTGTGGGTGGACAAGGAGCAACTATAGTTAAACTTGTGACCACTCAAGCAGCAGGTGCTGGCAAACCCATCATGACAACATCAACTACTCAATCTGGCCAGATCCTGAGCCTTCAAGGCGGCACTCCAACCACCGTGAAAACTGCTGTACAAGGGCAGAATATTGTAATAGCAAAACAACAG CTTGGTACCGCAACTGTTGGAGGGAAGCAGACTATTGTTATAACCAAACCCGGAGCAGCTGGTGCAAGTGGAATCAGACCTCAAACATCACAAATTATTGTTGTAACAACTGCCTCTGCTATCAGAACACTGCAAACCACAACTACAACTACATTAGCTGGAGGACAGCCTGCTCAG gCCTTGACTATTGGGGGTAAACCTGTAACAGTACAAGTAACAACTGCTGGTGGCCAGAAAACAGTAACTCTGGTGACTTCGCAAGCAAGTAACAGTGCAAATTCTACAGCAACTTCAAGTTGTACCACAACATCATCTGCAAATCAACCTTCCACTTCAATCACTGGTTCTGGCGATGGACCAGTGACCTCCGATGCTGCTTTAGCAGCTTTGGCAGCAGAAGCTGGCCTTATTATGCCAACAGGGGAGGGTGAGCAAACTGAGCAGACAGCTGCAGTAGCCTCATCTTCCCAAGACCAGAATGAAGCAGCTAATAGTTCAGCACAAAATGTGTCAGAAGGACAAATTATGGAAGGTACACAATCTAATGAAATTGTAAAATCTAATGTAAATACAGAAGTCATGGAAGATGGTGAAGCCAAAAAAGTAGAAGGAATTAGCGCAGCCTCAAATGACAACGGAGAAAGTACAATAAAACAAGAGCCAATGGACACAGAAAACACCGGAGAAATCAATAATGCAGGTACTTCAGGTGTAGAAGGTGGAGAGACTACAGATCCTTTAGCTACGTTAGCATCTGCAGCTATTAATTCGTCTATGAGTACAACAACGGCTATAAAAACTGAAGATACAGCTACAACCCTTGCAAATGGCATTAAACAAGAGCCT GGTGAACTAAAGAAACCAGAAACTGAATGGTATGATGTGGGAATAATTAGAGGGACTGTGTGTACTGTCCAAGCCTATTATCTGCCAAGTGAAACTGATGCCCACAAAAATGAATCTTATACTGATGCTGAAGGTGAAGTTACTGAAAGGAAGGCCAGTGGCATAGAGGTTAAGCTACAGCCAGGCACTGCCTATAAGTTTAGAGTTGCAGGAATCAATGCTTGTGGCAGAGGCTCTTGGAGTGAAGTGTCTGCTTTTAAGACATGTCTGCCAGGTTACCCTGGTGCTCCATCAGCTATAAAAatctccaaatcctctgaaggagCACATTTATCTTGGGAGCCACCTCAGAATGCAGCAGGAGACATTGTTGAATATTCAGTGTATTTGGCCATCAGAAATGCAGCTACTCAGCAGCAGGTGAGGAAA GAGACCAGTAGTGGTGGTGCACACCTAGCGTTTATGCGTGTGTATTGTGGCGCCATCAACCAGTGCACGGTGTTAAATACACAATTAGCTGCAGCACATATTGACACCACTAACAAACCTGCCATTATATTTAGAATAGCAGCAAGAAACGACAAAGGTTATGGTCCTGCTACACAAGTCAGATGGTTACAAG